A window of the Theileria parva strain Muguga chromosome 2, complete sequence, whole genome shotgun sequence genome harbors these coding sequences:
- the dnaJ gene encoding DnaJ C terminal domain protein, translated as MLFLTYKYIRFIFFIFTFSNFNLTVSINIKKNKTLRSNIGILNNRLLFIRTPRNRFLTAGFLNPFLYKSSFDVDSINGLESLNDFSKTKAKNNNFGYESDFVDYYKILSLDKSCSHDDIVDKYNNINESLNTLPSVDPKLRSDVDLAYKVLSDESSRKDYDKLYDDYNQRTTAYYVDSKFDDETDHYDDDTSDEIEISIINDDDSPELSLGLGNNIFGNFFSNLFGLSKPTVKRTKQSKVRTNSRLDLTCEADVDLKTLLMGGNVTIPVHKWENCNFCNYNDDSMNEFIDQCNVCKGQGMETKEKRTKNGFFRSSRTCTKCRGTGYQRLKDCNKCDNTGRVLKDSTVKVNVPVNSKSGSTIKIRGKGHSGGFHLRDGDLYVKLNVKSTNEEYIHGNRIVTVCNIPYTKAILGGKIKVRTFSGEHEIEVPSCSQQGDEIKVGKYNNMDHYIKLNVQLPKTLSKDQKDLLGKIDEN; from the exons ATGCTATTTTTAACGTACAAATATATTAGATTTATCTTCTTCATATTCACatttagtaattttaatttaactgtatcaattaacattaaaaaaaataaaacgCTCCGTAGTAATATTggaatattaaataacagacttttatttattagaaCTCCCAGAAACAGGTTTTTGACAGCTGGATTCCTTAACCCATTCCTTTATAAATCTTCTTTTGATGTTGATTCCATCAACGGCTTGGAATCTTTAAACGATTTTTCCAAAACAAAggctaaaaataataattttggaTATGAAAGCGATTTTGTAGATTACTATAAGATTCTCTCACTTGACAAATCATGTTCTCATGACGATAttgttgataaatataataacataaatGAGTCTTTGAACACACTTCCAAGTGTTGATCCTAAACTTAGGTCGGATGTGGATTTGGCATATAAAGTTCTTTCTGATGAAAGTAGTAGAAAGGATTATGATAAGTTATATGATGACTATAATCAGAGAACTACTGCTTACTACGTCGATTCAAAATTTGATGATGAAACAGATCATTACGACGATGACACATCGGatgaaattgaaatttCCATCATAAATGATGACGATTCACCTGAGTTATCACTAG GCTTGGGTAATAACATATTTGGCAACTTTTTCTCAAATCTTTTTGGATTAAGTAAGCCTACTGTTAAGAGAACGAAGCAGAGTAAAGTGAGAACGAATTCAAGGCTTGACTTAACGTGTGAAGCTGATGTTGATTTAAAAACACTTTTAATGGGAGGAAATGTTACAATACCAGTACATAAATGGGAAAATTGcaatttttgtaattataATGACGATTCTATGAATGAATTCATAGACCAATGTAATGTTTGTAAAGGACAAGGAATGGAAACTAAA GAGAAGAGAACCAAGAACGGATTTTTTAGAAGTTCAAGAACATGCACAAAGTGTAGAGGAACAGGATATCAAAGATTAAAGGACTGCAATAAATGTGATAATACTGGAAGAGTTCTCAAAGATTCTACGGTTAAA GTGAATGTGCCTGTTAATTCAAAATCGGGATCAACAATAAAGATTAGGGGAAAAGGACATTCAGGTGGTTTTCACCTAAGGGACGGTGACCT GTATGTTAAATTGAACGTGAAAAGCACCAATGAAGAATATATTCATGGTAATAGAATTGTTACTGTTTGTAATATTCCATACACAAAAGCTATTCTGGGAGGGAAG ATTAAAGTAAGAACGTTTAGCGGAGAACATGAGATAGAAGTACCATCATGTTCACAGCAAGGTGATGAGATTAAAGTAGGgaaatataataacatGGATCACTATATCAAGCTTAATGTGCAACTACCAAAAACTTTGTCGAAAGATCAAAAGGATTTACTGGGTAAAATTGATgaaaactaa
- a CDS encoding Fis1 C-terminal tetratricopeptide repeat family protein, translating into MSELEDIYHEISRLRQEYEYHLKNNNPSARVQYEYACMLMCSPKSSDLDTAIDLFDELIRIQYQSVNCMYQLALCYIKRKRYRKARKYLELILRMDPRNQMALSLKSLLYVLLSEEAMFGTIFAIMTGFCIFSMYKLWRK; encoded by the exons ATGTCTGAACTTGAGGATATTTACCATGAAATTTCGAGACTTAGGCAAGAATATGAATAT CATTTGAAAAACAACAATCCTTCCGCTCGTGTTCAATATGAATACGCCTGTATGCTCATGTGTTCTCCCAAATCATCGGATCTTGATACTGCGATTGATCTTTTCGATGAATTGATTCGAATTCAGTATCAAAG cGTTAATTGTATGTACCAACTTGCTTTGTGTTATATTAAGCGTAAAAGATATCGTAAGGCCAGGAAGTATTTGGAGCTCATTCTTAGGATG GATCCCAGGAACCAAATGGCACTTTCTCTTAAGAGTTTACtttatgttttattatcggaag AGGCTATGTTTGGTACAATTTTCGCTATTATGACAG GATTCTGTATATTCTCAATGTATAAGCTATGGAGAAAGTAA
- a CDS encoding putative integral membrane protein, with protein sequence MFIIYYFKMTFLRFYSKFIKNTSGTLSPRFHFNRNMSTNVEKFHNASPRLPLLYYKASKRAMESINHRVFYANWIFVFAAYDLFTTFVDF encoded by the exons ATGttcattatatattattttaaaatgacTTTTCTCAGattttattcaaaatttataaaG AACACTTCTGGAACTTTATCTCCCagatttcattttaatcgTAATATGTCAACAAACGTCGAG aaATTCCATAACGCCAGTCCAAGACTACCActtttatactataaagCATCTAAGCGCGCAATGGAATCTATCAATCACAGAGTTTTCTATGCAAATTGGATTTTTGTTTTTGCGGCGTACGACCTATTCACAACTTTTGTAgacttttaa
- the RPL39C gene encoding 60S ribosomal protein L39-1, giving the protein MGSVRTLTLKKHLGKKMKQNRPIPHWFRLKTGNKIRYNAKRRYWRRTKLKV; this is encoded by the exons ATG GGATCCGTTAGGACTTTGACCCTTAAGAAACATTTAGGCAAGAAGATGAAACAAAACAGACCGATACCACATTGGTTTAGGCTAAAGACAGGAAACAAAATAAG gTATAATGCGAAAAGAAGGTACTGGCGTAGGACTAAACTGAAGgtctaa